In the genome of Massilia sp. UMI-21, the window CAGCAGGGTGAGGAACAGGTATAGCGCATTGGCGAGGATCACCGAACCCCAGAACCGCGCCGCGCCGGTCAGGTGCGGCATGACGTCGCCCAGGGTGGTCTGGATCAGTGCGTTCAGTCCGCCGGGTACGGCGAGGTGCTCGGTCCACCAGGCCAGGATGCGTTCCGACACCAAGGGGACGGTGGCCAGCCAGGCCGGCGCCGGCACGCCGACTTCATTGAGTTCGGTCAGCAAACGCTGCAGGCCGACCAGTTCGTTGCCGAGCGCTTTCACCAGCAGCAGCGAAGGGCCGAGGAAGCACAGGATCAGCAACGCGACCAGCAGCCCCGCGCTGGCGGCGCGCGGCAGGCCGCGTGCCTGCAGGTGCTGGTGCAAGGGCCAGGTGATGACCGCCAGCAGGCCGGCCCAGGCCAGCGAGCCGAGGAAGTGCTGCAGCAGCAGCGCCAGCGCGGCCGCGAACAGCACCGGCAACACGAGAGACGAGTAGCGCATCCTGGCCGGGCTCCTGGGGTTAGGCGGGCACGGCGGCGTGCCGGAGGGCGGCGATGCGCTCCTCGCACGACGGGTGGCTGCTGAACAGCGACATCATGCGGCCGCCGGCAATGCCCGCCGCGGCCATGTTCTTCGGCAGTTCGCCCGGCTGGAAGCCGCCCAGGCGCGCCAGCGCATCGATCATCGGGCGCGGCGTGCCCAGGATGGTGGCGGCGCCGCGGTCGGCGCGGTACTCGCGCTGGCGCGAGAACCAGGCCACGATGATGCTGGCCAGGATGCCGAACAGGATGTCGCAGGCGATCGCCGTGACGGTATAGGCGATGCCTGGGCCGCTGGCGTGCTCCTCGTCCTTGCGCAGGAAGCTGTCGACCGCATAGGCGACCAGGCGCGCCAGGAAGATCACGAAGGTATTCACCACGCCCTGGATCAGGGTCAGCGTGACCATGTCGCCGTTGGCGATGTGCGCGACTTCATGCGCCAGCACCGCTTCGACTTCGTCCTGCCTCATCGCCGACAGCAGGCCCGTGGAGACCGCGACCAGCGCGGCGTTCTTCGAGGCGCCGGTGGCGAAGGCGTTTGGTTCGCCCTCATACACCGCGACCTCGGGCATGGCGATGCCGGCATGCCGGGCCTGGGCGGCGACCGTGGCCAGCAGCCAGGCTTCGGTCTGGTTCGACGGCTGCCGGATCACACGCGCACCGGTCGACCACTTGGCCATCGGTTTGCTGATCAGGAGCGAGATGAAGGCGCCGCCGAAACCGATCAGGCCGGCAAAGGCCAGCAGCGCGCCGAGATCCAGGCCATTCGCGCCGAGGAAGCGGTTGACGCCCAACAGGCTGGCCGAGATGCCCAGCACCAGCATGATGGCGAGGTTGGTGGCGACGAGGAGGACGATACGTTTCATGGTTCCGGTGTGCGTTGATCGATAGCGGCAGGAGTGCAAGCCCGCGGCTGCGTGGCCGCGTCTGCTCATGCATAAGGATAATGCACCCGGTGTTCCGGGAAAAGCGAAGAATTCAGAAGCATTACTTCAGAAAACCGGAAGCAATGCCGGAGTGGCCGCGGTCTTGCAAGCGCGCGGGCGCGCGCCGGGCGCGGCCGTGCGGGTCTCAGCCGTAGTCTCAGCCGTGGTCTCAGCCGTGCAGGTCGTCGTCGTTCAGGGCGCCGTTGACATACAGGCGCAGGAGGATCGCGACCGGCGGCGGGATCAGCACGCCGGTTTCGAAGCGGCTGCCGCTCGACTGGGTGACCCCGAAGCGGCTCCAGAATTTCTCCTGGCTTTCGCGTTTGCGGATACGCAGGCGGCGTAGTTCGTGCGGCGCTGCCGGCCAGGGCGCGTGCTGCGACGGCGCCTCCACGACCGCGCCGATACCGTCCGCGTCGACACCGAATTCTTCGTCCATCATTTTGCCAGCCATCGATTGTTCCTTCCGTTCGCCCATGTCAAGTCTCGCCGGCGGCCCTGCGGACCGCACCGAAGACCTGATCGTAGCTGGAAAGGCATGCGCCAAGGCTCACGAAAAATCACGCGCACACACTTTTTGCACATTGCGCCGTTGACGCAGGCGCCGGCAGGGCCTGCCTCGAGAGGGGGGGGCAAGCGCCGTTCGGCCGCCCCGGCAGGTGCGAACCCGCCGGGGGCCATCGGCAGGGCAAACTCGGGTATGATTGGTAGTTTCTTTCTGACATCATATTTGCCGGGCGATGAACTCCAACACCGAACCTGCCGGCGCCGCCGGCGCCTTTGCCGCGCGCGTTCTCAAGCTGGTCGACTGCGGCCTGGTCGTGCTCGACGCCGGCCAGGAGATCGTACTGTGGAACGGCTGGATGGTGCCGCGCTCCGGCTACGCCGCCGCCCGGGTGTGCGAGCGGCCGCTGTTCGAGGTGTTCCCCGAATTGCGCGGCTCGCGGGTCGAGTCGGCAGTGCTGGCGGCGCTTGCCGAGGACATCGCCACGACCATCCCGGCGTCCGCCGGCCGGGCGCCGTTCCCCTTGCGCGAGGCCGGCAGCTTCGACGGCGCCCGCATCGAACAGGCGGTCAGCGTCACGCCCTTCAGCGAAGACGGCGAACGTTTCTGCCTGGTCGAGATCCGCGACGTCAGCGGCACCGTCGACCGCGAACGGCGCCTGCTCGACCACGCCGAGGCGCTACGCGCACGTTCCTACGTCGACGGCCTGACCGGGATCGCCAACCGCCGCCACTTCGACGTCGCGCTCGAGCGTGAACTGCGGCGCGCCCAGCGCAACGGCAGCGCGCTGTCGCTGCTGCTGATGGACATCGATTCCTTCAAGGCCTACAACGACCACTTCGGCCACCAGGAGGGCGACGCCTGCCTGACCACGGTGGCGCAGGCGCTGGCCGCCATGTGCAAGCGCCCGGCCGACGTGGCGGCGCGCTACGGCGGCGAAGAATTCGCGGCGATCCTGCCCGATACCACGGCGGGGCAGGCGCGCGCCCATGCCAATGCGATCCGCGAACACGTGGCCGGCCTGAAGCTGCCGCACGCGCCGGCGGCGGCGCGGCCCCACGTGACCCTGAGCATTGGCGTGGCGGCGTTCGACAACGAAGGGCTGGACGCAGCGGGGCCCCTGATCGAGGCCGCCGACCAGGCCCTGTACGCCGCCAAGCGCGGCGGGCGCGACCGCGTGCTGGTGCACGGCGACGCGCCGATCGCGGGCCCGGCCTGAGCCGCGATCCGCGCTTCGCACGGCGGACCCACGCGTGCGCCAGGCCGGCGCCGATCCTGTAGAATTGCTCCAGAGTAATTGACGGAGCGACCGCGCGGGCGGCATGGCCCGCGCCCGGCCCTGCAGAGCCGACAGCGCCATCCGGGCCCTGCCGCGGACACCAAGGAATCCACGACCCCATGTTGATCGGCCATTACGAACCAAGCCTGGTGCTGCTCTCGATCCTGGCCGCGATCTTTGCCTCCTACACCGCCCTGAGCCTGGCGATGCGGGTGAGGCAAGCGCAAGGCCTGGCCCGGCGCGCCTGGATGGCCGGCGGCGCCTTTGCGATGGGCAGCGGCATCTGGGCGATGCACTTCATCGGCATGCTGGCCTTCCGCCTGCCGCTCCCGCTCGCCTACGACCCCGTGATCACCTTCGTCTCCTGGCTGCTGCCGGTGCTGGTCTCCGGCCTGGCCCTGTGGCAACTACGGCACCGCCTGCCGAGCGGGCGCCACCTGGCCTGGGGCGCGCTCCTGATGGGGCTCGGCATCAATGCGATGCACTACACCGGCATGGCCGGCATGCGCATGGATCCGCCGGTCACCTATGATCCCTGGCTGTTCCTGCTGTCGGTCGCGATCGCGATCGGCGCCTCGGCCGGCGCGCTCTGGATCGGCTTCAAGCTCAGCCAGAGGGTGGGGCACCCGCGCCTGCTCCAGCTGGGCGCCGCGACCGTCATGGGCGCTGCGATCGCCGGCATGCACTACACCGGCATGGCTGCCGCCCGCATCGAGGCCGGCAGCGTATGCCGTGCGGCCGGCAATGGCGTCAACCAGGACCACCTGGCGATCCTGGTCGCGGTGGCAGCCTTCGCGGTGCTCGGCATCGCGCTGCTGGCCGCGGTGTTCGACGCGCGGCTCGCAGCGCGCAACCGCAGCCTGGCGGCCTCGCTGGAGACGGCGGCCGAGCGCCAGGAACTCTACCTGCGCGAACAGAAGGCGCGGGTCGAGGCCGAGCACCTGAGCCAGCTGAAGGACGAGTTCCTGGCCACCCTGTCGCACGAATTGCGCACGCCGCTCAATGCCATGCTGGGCTGGTCGCAACTGCTGCTGCAGGGCGCGCGCGACGAGGCGATGCTGCACCGCGGCCTGGAAACCATCGAACGCAACGCGCGCGCCCAGTCGCAGCTGATCGAGGACATGCTGGACATGAGCCGCCTGATCGCCGGCAAGATCCGGGTGGAACCAAAAGTGGTGCCGCCGGCGGAGTTCGTCAACGCCGCGCTGGAGACCGCGCGCCCGGCGGCCATCGGCCGCCAGATCCGGCTGGTGGCGGAGGTCGACTACGACGCCGGCCCGGTGCTGGGCGACCCGGGCCGCATGCAGCAGGTGATGACCAACCTGGTCTCGAACGCAATCAAGTTCACCGAGCCGGGCGGGCGTGTCGCGGTCAGCGTGCGGCGCGAGGGCATGGCAGTGGCGATCGACGTCGCCGACTCCGGCATCGGGATCGAACCCGAATTCCTGCCCTACGTGTTCGACCGCTTCCGCCAGGCCGACTCCTCGTCCGCGCGGCGCCACGGCGGGCTGGGGCTGGGCCTGGCCATCGCGCGCCAGCTGGTCGAGCTGCAGGGCGGCACGATCACGGTGGCGAGCGGCGGGGTCGGGCGCGGCGCCACCTTCACCGTGCACCTGCCGATCCGGCCGGACGGCGCAGTGCCGGCGCCGACGCCGGCGGCCAGCGGTCCGGTCGAGGACGGCGCGCCGCGCGCGGGCAGCCTGGCCGGCCTGGCGGTGCTGGTGGTCGACGACGAACCCGACTGCCTCGAACTGGTGCGGCAGGTGCTGTCCGAGACCGGCGCCCGGATCCTGACCGCCATGAACGCCGAAGACGCGCTGCACCTGGCCGAGCGCCAGCTGCCCGACCTCCTGATCAGCGATATCGGCATGCCCGTGGTGGATGGTTGCGAGCTGATCAGGCGCATCCGCGCCCGGCACGGCAGCGCCCTGGCGCAGTTGCCGGCGATCGCCCTGACGGCCTTTTCGCGCCGCGAAGACCAGCAGCGCGCGCTGGAAGCGGGATTCGACGACTACCTGGCCAAGCCGCTGCGGCCGGCGGTGCTGCTGCAGGCGGTGACCGGC includes:
- the htpX gene encoding protease HtpX; amino-acid sequence: MKRIVLLVATNLAIMLVLGISASLLGVNRFLGANGLDLGALLAFAGLIGFGGAFISLLISKPMAKWSTGARVIRQPSNQTEAWLLATVAAQARHAGIAMPEVAVYEGEPNAFATGASKNAALVAVSTGLLSAMRQDEVEAVLAHEVAHIANGDMVTLTLIQGVVNTFVIFLARLVAYAVDSFLRKDEEHASGPGIAYTVTAIACDILFGILASIIVAWFSRQREYRADRGAATILGTPRPMIDALARLGGFQPGELPKNMAAAGIAGGRMMSLFSSHPSCEERIAALRHAAVPA
- a CDS encoding sensor domain-containing diguanylate cyclase, translating into MNSNTEPAGAAGAFAARVLKLVDCGLVVLDAGQEIVLWNGWMVPRSGYAAARVCERPLFEVFPELRGSRVESAVLAALAEDIATTIPASAGRAPFPLREAGSFDGARIEQAVSVTPFSEDGERFCLVEIRDVSGTVDRERRLLDHAEALRARSYVDGLTGIANRRHFDVALERELRRAQRNGSALSLLLMDIDSFKAYNDHFGHQEGDACLTTVAQALAAMCKRPADVAARYGGEEFAAILPDTTAGQARAHANAIREHVAGLKLPHAPAAARPHVTLSIGVAAFDNEGLDAAGPLIEAADQALYAAKRGGRDRVLVHGDAPIAGPA
- a CDS encoding helix-turn-helix domain-containing protein, with the translated sequence MAGKMMDEEFGVDADGIGAVVEAPSQHAPWPAAPHELRRLRIRKRESQEKFWSRFGVTQSSGSRFETGVLIPPPVAILLRLYVNGALNDDDLHG
- a CDS encoding response regulator, yielding MLIGHYEPSLVLLSILAAIFASYTALSLAMRVRQAQGLARRAWMAGGAFAMGSGIWAMHFIGMLAFRLPLPLAYDPVITFVSWLLPVLVSGLALWQLRHRLPSGRHLAWGALLMGLGINAMHYTGMAGMRMDPPVTYDPWLFLLSVAIAIGASAGALWIGFKLSQRVGHPRLLQLGAATVMGAAIAGMHYTGMAAARIEAGSVCRAAGNGVNQDHLAILVAVAAFAVLGIALLAAVFDARLAARNRSLAASLETAAERQELYLREQKARVEAEHLSQLKDEFLATLSHELRTPLNAMLGWSQLLLQGARDEAMLHRGLETIERNARAQSQLIEDMLDMSRLIAGKIRVEPKVVPPAEFVNAALETARPAAIGRQIRLVAEVDYDAGPVLGDPGRMQQVMTNLVSNAIKFTEPGGRVAVSVRREGMAVAIDVADSGIGIEPEFLPYVFDRFRQADSSSARRHGGLGLGLAIARQLVELQGGTITVASGGVGRGATFTVHLPIRPDGAVPAPTPAASGPVEDGAPRAGSLAGLAVLVVDDEPDCLELVRQVLSETGARILTAMNAEDALHLAERQLPDLLISDIGMPVVDGCELIRRIRARHGSALAQLPAIALTAFSRREDQQRALEAGFDDYLAKPLRPAVLLQAVTGMARRTAHGRNLA